CCAGCAGCGCCGCCACGCCGGCCAGCGGCGCGGCGAGCAGGGTGGCCGCCGTACGCCGGGCCTGGCCGGGCACGCGCGGTCGGTCCACGATCGGGCCGCCGGAGCGGCTGAGCGCGAGGCTCGCCGCGAACCGGAGCATCCGCAGCCGGTCCCGACGGGCGGCGAGGACGTGCAGCTCGGCGACCCATTCCCGGTGCAGGTCGGCGCGGAGTTCGGCGGGCCAGCGCCGCACCGCCGTGCGCAGCAGCAGCTCGGCCAGCCACCGGGTCACCACGCGGGGGCACCCGTCGGTGCGATGCCGCCGTGGGCGGGGCGACCCCCCGGGTCGAGGGCGCGCAGCTCGGCCAGGGCCTGGCGGGCGTCGCGGGCGCCCTCGGCGGTGAGCCGGTAGTAGCGCCGCGCCGGCCGACCTGCCGCGGACGGCTCCACCTCTTCCCAGTCGGCGGTGAGCCAGCCGGCCTCCCGGAGCCGGTGCAGCACCGGATAGAGGGTGCCGCTGGGCAGGCCGGTGAGCCGCATCAGGTCGAGGCCGTACTGCTCGGAGTCGGGTTCGGCGAGCAGCGCGGAGAGCACCTTCGCCACCGGAACGGTGATTCGCATCCGAGGACTATATCGGAACTCTACATAGGGGTGCTGCCCCGATCGGACGTCCGGCCCGGTTGGTGCACCGCTTGACGTTCCTCCGACCGGGGCAGCCGGGTGACGCGGCCTCGGTTACTGTCCGGCTCGTGCAGTGCTTCGCCGCCTGGCGCACCCGCTCCTGAGGGGCGGCTCGAATCCGAGCCGCGCGTTGCCCGACCTGCCGGTCAGGTCGGGCTGTTCGCCACACCCTCAGACGAAAGGCACTGACATGGATCTGCGTCCGTTCCGGCCAGCCGACCTGACGCCCCTGCTCGAACTGACCATCGCCACCTTCGGCCCGTTCTTCGAGGACTCGTTCCGGTCGATCGTGGGCGACGCCGTCATGACCAACCAGCACGGCACCTGGCGTGCGGACTACCGCGAGATGTGGGTCGGGCTGCACGACCCGGAGCAGAACAAGCACGTCGTCGTCGCCGAGGAGGGCGGGACGCTCCTCGGATTCGCCGCCTGGCAGGTGGACCCGGAGAAGCGCAGCGGTGAGATCGACATCATCGGCGTGGCGGCGGACCAGCGCCGGCACCACGTCGGCACGGCACTGTGCACCCACGCCTTCGACGCGATGAGGCGGTCCGGGGTCGAGGTCGTGTCGATCGGCACCGGAGGCGACCGGTTCCACGACTCGGCCCGGGCGTTCTACGACAGTCTCGGCATGACCGCCATGCCGTTGGTCCGCTACTACCTGGCCCTCTGACGGGCGTACCGGTTGGCCGTCGCGGGCGGCCAACCGGTGTCCCCGTCCGGAGCGGTCGAGCCTGCACCGCCGAGGCTGCACACCCCCGGACGGACGCCCGGCGGGCGGGGCGGCGCGGTGTCGGTGGGCGGTACTAGCGTCGGCGCATGGCGTCCCACCGGCTCGACCGAGACGAGGCACGGCAGCTTGCCGTCCGCGCCCAACTGCTCGACGCGCACCGGCCCACCGACCTGGTGGCGGTGGTGCACCGGTTGACGTTCCTCCAGCTGGACCCGACGGCCGCGGTGGCGCCCAGCGCCGACCTGGTCGCCTGGAGCCGGTTGGGCGCGGCATACCGGCCGAGCCACCTGACCCGGGCGCTGGAGCAGGACCGGGCGCTCTTCGAACACCGGGCCATGGTGCGGCCGATGGCCGACCTGGGGCTGCACCTCGCCGACATGGCGGCCTGGCCGCAGGAGTCCCGGCGGCGCGAGTGGCTGCGGGCCAACGACGCCTTCCGCCGCTACGTGCTGGACCTGCTGCGCGACTCCGGCCCGTTGCTCTCCCGCGACGTGGAGGACCGCAGCACCGTGCCGTGGCCGTCGACCGGCTGGACCAACAACCGCAACGTCACCCAGATGCTGGAGTTCCTCGCCGCCCGGGGCGAGATCGCCATCGCCGGCCGGATCGGCCGGCAACGCCGCTGGGACCTCGCCGAACGGGTCTACCCGGCCGGCACGCCGGTCGTTCCCGCCGACGAGGCCCGCCGGCTGCGCGACGAGCGCTGGCTGCGCGCCATGGGCATCGCCCGCCCCTCGGTGGTGGGCGACGCCGGGGAGCCGGCCGAGGTCGCCGGCGCCGCCGGCATCTGGCGGGTCGACCCGGAGGCACTCGGCCGGCCCTTCGCCGGCCGGACCGTGCTGCTCTCCCCCTTCGACCGGCTGGTCCACGACCGCAAGCGGACCCTGGAGCTCTTCGACTTCGACTACAAACTCGAGATGTACGTGCCGAAGGCAAACCGCCGCTGGGGCTACTTCGCGCTGCCGGTGCTGCACCACGACCGGCTGGTCGGCAAGGTGGATGCCACGGCCGACCGGAAGGCATCGGTGCTGCGGGTGGACGCGATCCACCGGGACGTGCCGTTCGACGCGGAGACCACGGCCGCCGTGCACGGCGAACTGGCGGCGCTGGCGAGCTGGCTCGGACTGAGCGACGTCGAGATCGCCGGCTGACCCGATCAGCCGGACGGCGCGGGCGCGGGTTACCGCGGGACTACCGGGCGTCGCGCCGACGACGCGCGCGCTCGACCTCGGCGACGTCCGACATCCAGGGACCGTGCTGGTCGAGTGCGGCGCAGCCGCCGCGGACGAAGGCGCTCACCAGGTCCCGGTATCCGCCGATCCCGTCGACCAGGCGGTACTCGACCCGGTACTCCGGATCCGACCCGGCTCCCCCGGGTCGCACCGTGGTGATCCGGGCGATGGAGTCCGCGTAGAAGTGCAGCTGGATCCCCTCACCCATCGCCTCGTCCGCGATGGTGAACACCTCGTTGTCCCCGGCCGAGCGGTCGGCGACGAACGCCCAGAACTCGGCGGAGGCGGTGCGAGGGCCGTCCCGTAGCCACTTCTTCTCGCCGCCCTTGTCGTCGGTGAACGACAGGGCCGTCTTTTTCGCACTCCCACCGAGGTCGGCGTGGTCGTCGGCAGCCTCCTCGTCGTGGTCCACCGGCGTGCTCCTGGCGCGGTCCGCGGCCTCCGAGCACATCAGGAAGCTCACCGTACGCACCGCGTCGTCGACGAGTTCGGGATACGCGCGGCGCACGGCCGCGTCGACCGTCGCCGCCATCCGATCCCAGTCGTGCTTGTCCGTGGCCCGGTTTCCCCGCCGCGGATCGAGGCCGATCCGCATCCCGGCGCACGCCTGCTCCGCGGTGGCGATCACCTGCATGACCTGGGGCAGCAGCGCGGGGTCGACCGCATCGGGCAGCCGCCTCGGCACCGTCGCGCCGTGCAGATACTGGCCCGTGTAATTCAGGATCTGAGCGTCGAGTGGCCCGAGGACTGTTCCACGCCGGGCGCGACGGCGGTCCGCATGATGCTTCTGGGCACGTTTCTCGTTCGGCGACTCCGTCGCCGAACGCATCGCCGCGCAGACCTGGCCGCGCTCAAGTAGCTGAATGTCGGCACCATGGGCGACGAGCCGGCTCCGGTCCCACTCGATACGCCGAAAGAGCGCGTCGACCTCCTCGGGCGAGGAGAGCAGGACCGGGTCCAGGAGCGCGACGGCAGCATCCTCGTCGAGCCGGCCCCGGGTTCCGGCGGCCTCGCACAGCGGAAGGACCGCACTCCACAGCAGCAGGTGCCTGGCCAGGTCCTCCTGGATCACCGCGAGGTGGGCCGCCCCGATCGGGAAGGTGAACGTGCGAGGCTCATGGTTGGCGTCGGCCCCGGCGCCGAGCATCAGCTTCAGTTCGCCGTCCTCGCGGACCACGTTCGGGATCCAGCCACTGCTACGCGTGAAAACGATGTCTCGCACAGGTCACGCCCACCGTGCACATTCGACGTCGAGGCGTGGGTCGGTACGCACCCAGACCTCGCCCTCGGCGGCCTCGGCCGGGGCGTCGACCCGGTCGAGACCGAGGAATGCGACCAGCTGGAGCAGTTCGGCTCGGTCGGCTCGGTCGTCGTCGAGATCATGCGAGTCGAAGAAGACGTAGTACTGGTCGCTCGGGTCGACGATGCCAGAATCCGCCCAGATCCGGCCTACCTCTTCGATCGCCGCTGATTCCGTCGTCATCATGGCGGCTCGGGCGGCCCCGCGGATCTCCGGTGACGCGTCGAGGTCGGCGAGGTCGGAGAACCACTGGCCGAAGTAGTCGAGGCCGGCATGTCCGTTCTCGAAGAACAGCATCGCGCTGGGAAGGTAGCGGTTGCCCCGCTCGACCCGAAGGTGTTCCCACCGAGCCTGGTCCGCGTCCATGCTCCGGGAGATCACACCGAGACGCGGCCTGAGCACCAAACTCTGCCTCGCCGACTCATCTCGGATGGTGTAGACGTCGGACTCTCGGCTCTGGAAGAACGCAGAGAACGCGACGTAGGCCTCCTGGGGGTCGCCCACCGAGACCTGCTGGTCG
The Micromonospora sp. R77 DNA segment above includes these coding regions:
- a CDS encoding PadR family transcriptional regulator, yielding MRITVPVAKVLSALLAEPDSEQYGLDLMRLTGLPSGTLYPVLHRLREAGWLTADWEEVEPSAAGRPARRYYRLTAEGARDARQALAELRALDPGGRPAHGGIAPTGAPAW
- a CDS encoding GNAT family N-acetyltransferase, producing MDLRPFRPADLTPLLELTIATFGPFFEDSFRSIVGDAVMTNQHGTWRADYREMWVGLHDPEQNKHVVVAEEGGTLLGFAAWQVDPEKRSGEIDIIGVAADQRRHHVGTALCTHAFDAMRRSGVEVVSIGTGGDRFHDSARAFYDSLGMTAMPLVRYYLAL
- a CDS encoding DNA glycosylase AlkZ-like family protein, with amino-acid sequence MASHRLDRDEARQLAVRAQLLDAHRPTDLVAVVHRLTFLQLDPTAAVAPSADLVAWSRLGAAYRPSHLTRALEQDRALFEHRAMVRPMADLGLHLADMAAWPQESRRREWLRANDAFRRYVLDLLRDSGPLLSRDVEDRSTVPWPSTGWTNNRNVTQMLEFLAARGEIAIAGRIGRQRRWDLAERVYPAGTPVVPADEARRLRDERWLRAMGIARPSVVGDAGEPAEVAGAAGIWRVDPEALGRPFAGRTVLLSPFDRLVHDRKRTLELFDFDYKLEMYVPKANRRWGYFALPVLHHDRLVGKVDATADRKASVLRVDAIHRDVPFDAETTAAVHGELAALASWLGLSDVEIAG
- a CDS encoding DUF6357 family protein, whose amino-acid sequence is MRDIVFTRSSGWIPNVVREDGELKLMLGAGADANHEPRTFTFPIGAAHLAVIQEDLARHLLLWSAVLPLCEAAGTRGRLDEDAAVALLDPVLLSSPEEVDALFRRIEWDRSRLVAHGADIQLLERGQVCAAMRSATESPNEKRAQKHHADRRRARRGTVLGPLDAQILNYTGQYLHGATVPRRLPDAVDPALLPQVMQVIATAEQACAGMRIGLDPRRGNRATDKHDWDRMAATVDAAVRRAYPELVDDAVRTVSFLMCSEAADRARSTPVDHDEEAADDHADLGGSAKKTALSFTDDKGGEKKWLRDGPRTASAEFWAFVADRSAGDNEVFTIADEAMGEGIQLHFYADSIARITTVRPGGAGSDPEYRVEYRLVDGIGGYRDLVSAFVRGGCAALDQHGPWMSDVAEVERARRRRDAR